A stretch of Paraburkholderia phenazinium DNA encodes these proteins:
- a CDS encoding alkene reductase, protein MDSLYQSIRIGRHTLRNRFVMAPMTRSRADDVSGVPSPLAEQYYAQRANAGLIVTEGTFPSPMGKGYVRTPGIHSAAQIEAWKRITAAVHAKGGLIFLQLMHTGRISHPSLLPDHATPVAPSAIAAEGKVFTATGPQDFVVPRALETEEIPGIVEDYRLATRHALEAGFDGVELHAASGYLPEQFLSSGTNQRTDQYGGSLENRARFVLDVLTAMVEEAGGDRVGIKIAPEMGFNSVSDATPQETYQYLVQRIGQLNLAYLHVAKTKSPFDCRALLRPLFDGALLHGGGLNRTSAQTLIDEGGADAVVFGGLYLANPDLPQRFLADAPLNTPDRDTFYSAGPQGYIDYPVLENAQ, encoded by the coding sequence ATGGACTCCCTCTACCAAAGCATCCGTATCGGCCGCCACACCCTGCGCAACCGCTTCGTCATGGCGCCGATGACCCGCTCACGTGCCGACGATGTGTCCGGCGTGCCCTCCCCGCTCGCCGAGCAGTACTACGCCCAGCGCGCTAATGCCGGCCTGATCGTGACGGAAGGCACCTTTCCGTCGCCGATGGGCAAGGGTTATGTGCGTACGCCGGGCATCCACTCGGCCGCGCAGATCGAAGCGTGGAAGCGCATTACCGCAGCAGTCCACGCAAAAGGCGGCCTGATCTTCCTGCAATTGATGCACACCGGACGCATCTCGCATCCGAGCCTGCTGCCGGACCACGCGACGCCCGTCGCGCCTTCGGCGATTGCGGCGGAAGGCAAGGTCTTCACCGCCACCGGCCCGCAGGATTTCGTAGTACCGCGCGCGCTGGAAACTGAAGAAATCCCCGGCATCGTCGAGGACTATCGGCTCGCTACCCGTCACGCATTGGAAGCCGGTTTCGACGGCGTCGAGTTGCATGCTGCTTCCGGGTATCTGCCGGAACAGTTTTTATCCTCGGGGACCAATCAACGGACCGATCAATACGGTGGCTCACTGGAAAACCGCGCGCGCTTCGTGCTCGACGTGCTGACGGCCATGGTCGAAGAGGCCGGCGGCGATCGCGTCGGCATCAAGATCGCGCCGGAGATGGGCTTTAACAGCGTGAGCGACGCGACACCGCAGGAAACCTATCAGTACCTTGTTCAGCGGATCGGGCAACTCAATCTGGCCTATCTGCATGTGGCCAAAACGAAGAGCCCGTTCGATTGCCGCGCCCTCCTGCGACCGCTGTTCGACGGCGCGCTGCTGCACGGCGGCGGCCTCAACAGGACAAGCGCCCAAACACTGATCGACGAGGGAGGTGCCGATGCAGTTGTATTCGGCGGCCTGTACCTCGCCAACCCGGACTTGCCGCAGCGCTTCCTCGCCGATGCGCCGCTCAACACGCCCGACCGCGACACGTTCTACTCAGCCGGCCCGCAAGGCTACATCGACTATCCTGTTCTGGAGAATGCACAATGA